One window of Papio anubis isolate 15944 chromosome 10, Panubis1.0, whole genome shotgun sequence genomic DNA carries:
- the RND3 gene encoding rho-related GTP-binding protein RhoE: MKERRASQKLSSKSIMDPNQNVKCKIVVVGDSQCGKTALLHVFAKDCFPENYVPTVFENYTASFEIDTQRIELSLWDTSGSPYYDNVRPLSYPDSDAVLICFDISRPETLDSVLKKWKGEIQEFCPNTKMLLVGCKSDLRTDVSTLVELSNHRQTPVSYDQGANMAKQIGAATYIECSALQSENSVRDIFHVATLACVNKTNKNVKRNKSQRATKRISHMPSRPELSAVATDLRKDKAKSCTVM, translated from the exons ATGAAGGAGAGAAGAGCCAGCCAGAAATTATCCAGCAAATCTATCATGGATCCTAATCAGAACGTGAAATGCAAGATAGTTGTGGTGGGAGACAGTCAGTGTGGAAAAACTGCGCTGCTCCATGTCTTCGCCAAGGACTGCTTCCCCGAG AATTATGTTCCTACAGTGTTTGAGAATTACACGGCCAGTTTTGAAATCGACACACAAAGAATAGAGTTGAGCCTGTGGGACACTTCGG GTTCTCCTTACTATGACAATGTCCGCCCCCTCTCTTACCCTGATTCGGATGCCGTGCTGATTTGCTTTGACATCAGTAGACCAGAGACCCTGGACAGTGTCCTCAAAAAG tGGAAAGGTGAAATCCAGGAATTTTGTCCAAATACCAAAATGCTCTTGGTCGGCTGCAAGTCTGATCTGCGGACAGATGTTAGTACATTAGTAGAACTCTCCAATCACAGGCAGACGCCAGTGTCCTATGACCAG GGGGCAAATATGGCCAAACAGATTGGAGCAGCTACTTATATCGAATGCTCAGCTTTACAGTCGGAAAATAGTGTCAGAGACATTTTTCACGTTGCCACCTTGGCATGtgtaaataagacaaataaaaacGTTAAGCGGAACAAATCACAGAGAGCCACAAAGCGGATTTCACACATGCCTAGCAGACCAGAACTCTCGGCAGTTGCTACGGACTTACGAAAGGACAAAGCGAAGAGCTGCACTGTGATGTGA